The following coding sequences lie in one Flavobacteriales bacterium genomic window:
- a CDS encoding class I SAM-dependent methyltransferase — MQETLNTSCRICYGTDTFLKNQRMSLYKCNTCDHTYTVIPRAEEESYSDDYYLTVHKNWFANPDFALFENVYETAKGFLGNDKIKLADVGCGQGAFLKHLQSKYKNDAPELNGIDIIKNEHPGIKFESGDFLEMEFKEGYNIITSFMVIEHVIDPHLFIKKMAESITPNGVIVVNTINNGSLIYRVARFLNNLGFPTAHDRLYNHHHLQHYTNKSLIKLLEMQGLNVVKVKNHNYQLKAVDTPESNALVTGIYKLMVATMFAISKPLNLGHHQTLYCTKK, encoded by the coding sequence ATGCAAGAAACCTTAAATACAAGTTGTAGAATCTGTTATGGAACAGATACTTTTTTAAAAAATCAACGCATGTCGTTGTACAAGTGCAACACTTGCGACCATACCTATACGGTTATTCCAAGAGCTGAAGAAGAATCGTACAGCGACGATTATTATTTAACGGTACACAAAAATTGGTTTGCCAACCCTGATTTTGCTTTGTTTGAAAACGTTTACGAAACCGCAAAAGGGTTTTTAGGTAACGACAAAATTAAATTGGCTGATGTAGGTTGTGGACAAGGTGCTTTTTTAAAACACCTTCAGTCAAAATACAAAAACGATGCACCAGAATTGAATGGTATCGATATTATAAAAAATGAGCATCCAGGCATCAAATTTGAATCGGGCGATTTTTTAGAAATGGAATTTAAAGAAGGGTATAACATCATTACCAGTTTTATGGTTATTGAGCATGTTATCGACCCACATTTGTTCATTAAAAAAATGGCTGAATCCATTACGCCAAATGGTGTAATTGTGGTAAACACAATTAACAATGGTAGCTTAATTTATCGTGTGGCTAGGTTTTTAAATAATTTAGGATTTCCCACTGCTCACGATAGGTTGTACAATCACCACCATTTACAGCATTATACCAATAAATCGTTAATTAAATTGTTGGAAATGCAAGGTTTAAATGTGGTTAAGGTAAAAAACCATAACTATCAGTTAAAAGCGGTAGATACTCCAGAAAGTAATGCCTTGGTAACAGGAATTTATAAATTGATGGTTGCAACAATGTTTGCCATTTCAAAACCATTGAATTTAGGTCACCACCAAACCTTATATTGCACAAAAAAATAA
- a CDS encoding Gfo/Idh/MocA family oxidoreductase: protein MNKLKIGVLSCANIAKRSVVPAILAIPELELVAIASRTEQKANEFASAFNCEAVVGYQQLLDRKDIDAIYMPLPTGLHEEWVLKALEAGKHILIEKSLAMSYASAQVMVQKAKEKGLLIMENFMFLYHGQHTFVKYLIAQNKIGELRCFRSSFGFPPLANDNFRYNKVLGGGALLDAAAYTVRASQLFLGNDLTVAASNLNYENTVVDIYGGAYLKSKTGAFSEVAFGFDNFYQCNYELWGSKGKITAQRAFTPGADFKPNITLEVQGEVFNYEVDAENHFVNILNEFKRCIFERDMESKYVEILNQSRLLQELKDKSKL from the coding sequence ATGAATAAACTAAAAATAGGCGTTTTAAGTTGTGCCAACATTGCTAAAAGGAGTGTTGTACCTGCAATTTTAGCTATACCAGAATTGGAGTTGGTGGCTATTGCCAGTAGAACGGAACAAAAAGCCAACGAATTTGCTAGTGCGTTTAATTGCGAGGCTGTGGTGGGTTATCAGCAATTGTTAGACAGGAAAGACATCGATGCCATTTACATGCCTTTGCCAACGGGTTTGCATGAAGAATGGGTGTTAAAAGCATTGGAAGCAGGTAAACACATTTTAATAGAGAAATCGTTAGCCATGAGTTATGCTTCGGCTCAGGTGATGGTGCAAAAAGCCAAAGAAAAAGGTTTGCTCATCATGGAAAACTTTATGTTTTTGTATCATGGTCAGCATACATTTGTTAAATATTTAATAGCTCAAAATAAAATTGGCGAATTGCGTTGTTTCCGTAGTTCTTTTGGTTTTCCGCCATTGGCAAACGATAATTTTAGGTACAACAAGGTTTTAGGTGGTGGTGCTTTGCTCGATGCTGCAGCCTATACGGTAAGAGCCAGTCAGTTGTTTTTAGGCAACGATTTAACGGTGGCTGCATCAAACTTAAACTACGAAAATACCGTAGTAGATATTTATGGCGGAGCGTATTTAAAATCTAAAACCGGAGCATTTAGCGAAGTGGCTTTTGGCTTCGATAATTTTTATCAATGCAATTACGAATTGTGGGGCAGTAAAGGTAAAATTACAGCACAACGAGCATTTACTCCTGGTGCAGATTTTAAACCAAACATCACTTTAGAGGTTCAAGGAGAAGTGTTTAATTACGAGGTGGATGCAGAAAATCATTTTGTGAACATCTTAAATGAATTTAAACGTTGTATCTTTGAGCGCGATATGGAAAGCAAATACGTGGAGATTTTAAATCAAAGCCGATTGTTGCAAGAATTAAAAGATAAAAGTAAATTATAA
- a CDS encoding fused MFS/spermidine synthase, with protein MFKNLTKQLFLLAFIEGGAVMCVELCGAKILSPYFGTSIYVWAAVLGITLTALMVGYYLGGYFSTKIKSAAFICWVMLVAGCLVTLTPLISKVVLPVTIQFSVLLGTVFSLFSFLFFPLVLFGATSPLIINFLTQQNDNSGKSSGTVYAVSTFGGIITTFFVGFYLLPEFGIAKTLYGYGLLVVISSIVIAAFSRNLNNGIAGQARNDEKKVDNDKTVKTMLPFLLLALISYDFKPKTNQEIIYQSEGILGELKVVDRTYGNNKVYRELMVNNISQTIMDKNNPEKSYWEYVDLLTYNINSYSKNNKTLLLGLGGGTLYKQLVKNGLDVDVVEIDQRIEEVAKKYFFIDDEVNVVVDDARHYINTTTKKYDVIIYDLYHSETPPVHLMTKEAFAEIKHNLNTNGLLVVNFYGFIKNKKGMAARSIYKTLVKEGFQIDLYATTGEESNRNLLFICGKNQLNPTSAIIHKKIEPTSIILNDAMVLTDDKPVLEHIYLEAALSWRKDYNEINAKYFLNK; from the coding sequence ATGTTTAAAAACTTAACAAAACAACTTTTTTTATTGGCTTTTATAGAAGGCGGGGCAGTAATGTGTGTAGAGTTGTGTGGTGCAAAAATTCTATCACCTTATTTTGGCACATCTATTTATGTTTGGGCTGCGGTGTTGGGTATTACTTTAACAGCTTTAATGGTGGGGTATTATTTGGGCGGTTATTTTTCTACTAAAATTAAGTCGGCTGCTTTTATTTGCTGGGTAATGTTAGTAGCAGGGTGCTTGGTTACATTAACTCCATTAATAAGTAAAGTGGTTTTGCCTGTTACCATTCAATTTAGTGTATTGCTCGGAACGGTATTTTCCTTGTTTAGTTTTTTGTTTTTTCCGTTGGTGTTGTTTGGAGCAACATCGCCACTTATTATCAATTTTTTAACACAACAAAACGATAATTCGGGTAAGAGTAGTGGAACGGTATATGCGGTTTCTACTTTTGGTGGAATTATAACCACTTTTTTTGTTGGTTTTTATTTGTTGCCAGAATTTGGGATTGCTAAAACACTTTATGGTTATGGTTTATTGGTGGTGATTAGTTCTATCGTCATTGCGGCATTTAGCCGCAATCTGAACAATGGGATTGCGGGTCAAGCCCGCAATGACGAGAAGAAAGTTGATAATGACAAAACAGTTAAAACAATGTTGCCTTTTTTACTACTTGCTTTAATTAGTTATGATTTTAAACCTAAAACCAATCAGGAAATCATTTACCAATCGGAGGGAATTCTAGGGGAACTAAAGGTAGTGGATAGAACTTACGGAAATAATAAAGTTTACAGAGAGTTGATGGTAAATAACATTTCTCAAACCATTATGGACAAAAATAATCCTGAAAAAAGTTATTGGGAATATGTCGATTTGTTAACGTACAACATCAATTCCTATTCAAAAAATAATAAAACCTTATTGTTGGGTTTAGGAGGAGGAACCTTGTACAAACAATTAGTAAAAAATGGGTTAGATGTTGATGTGGTAGAAATTGACCAACGTATTGAAGAAGTAGCTAAAAAATATTTTTTTATTGATGATGAAGTGAATGTTGTAGTTGATGATGCCCGTCATTACATCAATACCACTACAAAAAAATATGATGTTATCATTTACGACTTGTACCACAGCGAAACTCCGCCAGTACATTTAATGACCAAGGAGGCTTTTGCTGAAATAAAACATAACTTAAACACCAACGGATTGTTGGTTGTAAATTTTTATGGGTTTATAAAAAACAAAAAAGGCATGGCGGCTCGGTCAATTTATAAAACATTGGTGAAAGAGGGATTTCAAATTGATTTGTATGCAACAACTGGAGAAGAAAGCAATCGTAACTTGCTGTTTATTTGTGGAAAAAATCAATTGAACCCAACATCAGCAATAATCCATAAAAAAATTGAACCAACAAGTATTATCTTAAATGATGCAATGGTTTTAACCGACGATAAACCTGTATTAGAACACATTTATTTAGAAGCAGCACTAAGTTGGCGAAAAGATTACAATGAGATTAATGCGAAGTATTTTTTAAATAAGTAA
- a CDS encoding NDP-hexose 2,3-dehydratase family protein, whose amino-acid sequence MNDAIKYNFLKSALTIENSLMSLTDFYSWLEEKKKETHHKITAIPFSEMVNWDFNAETGNLEHSSGKFFSIEGIHIKTNWGNVTEWSQPIINQPEIGFLGIITKKINGVLCFLMQAKIEPGNINAVQISPTLQATKSNYTQVHKGNPPAYLEYFLDKRNDVKVLLDQLQSEQGARFLKKRNRNIIVEVTSEVELKENFCWLTLGQIKELLTHDNIINMDTRTVISGIPFGDITTLASVENYHKADTYENALLLSELDTKNALHSIEDIISWITKLKSFAELEVERIPLNSIKDWQKDDYSIYHKDKKYFSVIAVRAEIGNREVSSWTQPLVKSAQEGMIAFIIKKINGVYHFLVQAKLESGNFDIIELAPTVQCLTGNYRKGLNEYEVAFLEYVLESEKYNAKVRYNTHQSEEGGRFFEEQNQNMIVEVGEEFNNHLPDKYIWMTLNQLKSFIKYNNYLNIQSRSILSAVKFI is encoded by the coding sequence ATGAACGATGCCATTAAATACAACTTCCTAAAATCAGCGTTAACAATTGAAAATTCGTTGATGAGTTTAACCGACTTTTATAGTTGGTTGGAAGAAAAGAAAAAAGAAACCCATCATAAAATTACAGCTATCCCTTTTTCTGAAATGGTGAATTGGGATTTCAATGCTGAAACAGGTAATTTAGAACATTCATCGGGTAAGTTTTTTTCTATTGAGGGCATACACATTAAAACCAATTGGGGTAATGTAACCGAATGGTCGCAGCCCATTATTAATCAACCTGAAATTGGATTTTTAGGCATTATCACTAAAAAGATAAACGGAGTATTGTGTTTTTTAATGCAAGCCAAAATTGAGCCAGGGAACATTAATGCCGTTCAAATTTCACCAACATTACAAGCAACCAAAAGTAATTACACACAAGTACACAAAGGTAATCCGCCAGCATATTTGGAGTATTTTTTAGATAAACGTAACGATGTAAAAGTGCTGTTAGACCAACTACAATCGGAACAAGGAGCTCGATTTTTAAAGAAAAGAAATCGTAATATTATTGTTGAGGTAACCTCTGAAGTGGAGTTAAAAGAAAATTTTTGTTGGTTAACCTTGGGTCAGATTAAAGAATTACTTACACACGACAACATCATTAACATGGATACTAGAACTGTTATTTCTGGTATCCCGTTTGGTGATATTACTACTTTGGCAAGTGTGGAAAATTACCACAAAGCCGATACGTATGAGAATGCCTTGCTGTTGTCGGAGTTGGATACCAAAAATGCTTTACACTCCATCGAAGATATTATATCGTGGATAACCAAATTAAAATCGTTCGCCGAATTAGAAGTAGAAAGAATCCCGTTAAATTCGATTAAAGATTGGCAAAAAGATGATTATTCGATTTACCACAAAGACAAAAAATATTTTTCGGTCATTGCTGTTCGAGCAGAAATAGGAAATAGAGAAGTAAGTAGTTGGACTCAACCTTTGGTTAAATCTGCTCAAGAGGGTATGATTGCTTTTATCATTAAAAAAATAAACGGCGTTTATCATTTTCTGGTGCAAGCCAAATTAGAGTCGGGCAATTTTGATATTATCGAGTTGGCACCAACTGTTCAGTGCTTAACAGGTAATTACCGTAAGGGCTTAAACGAATACGAAGTAGCGTTTTTAGAATACGTGTTGGAATCAGAAAAGTACAATGCTAAAGTTCGGTACAACACACACCAATCGGAAGAAGGTGGAAGATTTTTTGAAGAACAAAACCAAAACATGATTGTTGAAGTGGGAGAGGAGTTTAACAACCATTTGCCCGACAAATACATTTGGATGACCTTAAACCAGTTGAAGTCGTTTATCAAGTATAACAATTACCTTAATATTCAATCGAGGAGTATACTCTCGGCAGTGAAGTTTATTTAG
- a CDS encoding ATP-binding protein → MLEFAKRITTVLKIERTNVWLFNEQKDAIISIGEYDTRTKQFSKNSIIHQQNCPNYFKAINRNKIITIKNVLEHPYTNEFNNTYSIPNEVISLMDIPLRISGELIGVFCFEKTGKIERVFTEEDQTFAMSLAIVVASNLEARHRRVAQQQLELALKEKELLIKEINHRVKNNLSILISLLRLAKNQQKNAKVPEVLTEFEQRVMAMLKIHDLLHHTHNYTTVKLAEYIRELTDEFKHSFNQVKIISEIKNVDLEMSSKDALHIGLAVTEILLNSIKYGNQSDSNYHILVTLKSLNGKVTLTISNNGKSFDFDKKLKQQTLGLSIIKDLLENLTVKVKYPDKEHCCYEIVF, encoded by the coding sequence ATGCTTGAGTTTGCAAAACGTATAACTACCGTTTTAAAAATTGAGCGTACCAACGTTTGGTTATTTAATGAACAAAAAGATGCCATTATTTCTATTGGAGAATACGATACAAGGACAAAACAATTTTCTAAAAACAGCATTATCCATCAACAAAATTGTCCCAATTATTTTAAAGCCATTAATAGAAATAAAATAATAACCATAAAAAATGTACTCGAACACCCTTATACCAACGAGTTCAACAATACCTATTCCATTCCAAACGAAGTAATTTCGTTAATGGATATTCCTTTGCGGATTTCGGGAGAATTGATTGGTGTTTTTTGCTTTGAAAAAACCGGAAAAATAGAACGTGTATTTACCGAAGAAGACCAAACATTTGCCATGAGTTTAGCCATTGTTGTAGCGTCGAATTTAGAAGCCCGACACCGCAGAGTTGCTCAACAACAATTAGAGTTGGCATTAAAAGAAAAAGAATTGTTGATTAAAGAAATTAACCATCGAGTTAAGAATAATTTATCCATATTAATAAGTTTACTTCGTTTGGCTAAAAACCAACAAAAAAATGCTAAAGTACCCGAAGTGTTGACTGAGTTTGAGCAAAGAGTAATGGCTATGCTCAAAATTCATGATTTACTGCATCATACACATAACTATACCACTGTAAAATTAGCTGAATACATTCGAGAATTAACCGATGAATTTAAACACTCTTTTAATCAAGTTAAAATAATTAGCGAAATAAAAAATGTTGACCTTGAAATGAGTTCGAAAGATGCTTTACATATTGGATTGGCGGTTACAGAAATCCTCTTAAACAGCATTAAATATGGTAATCAAAGCGATAGTAATTATCATATTTTAGTCACATTAAAATCTTTGAATGGAAAAGTAACCCTAACGATTAGTAATAATGGTAAATCGTTTGATTTTGATAAAAAACTCAAGCAACAAACACTTGGTCTTTCAATTATAAAAGATTTGCTTGAAAATTTAACGGTTAAGGTAAAATACCCTGATAAAGAGCATTGTTGCTACGAGATAGTGTTTTAA
- a CDS encoding DUF4199 domain-containing protein has translation MLKNPFQVAITFSIVALIIKLIIFSLNMQHGDMENYIRYIYMLLLLVTIFFGMRSNKIAEGNQTSFIQDFKAGARTAAFFAVIVAVITYVYYAKIDANFFVLMQNEKIAVLNEKVTEMIQAGSFSKEALVETYFNQLFGIKTMLSPYFQAMWTMFGLVFMGLFNALVFALLMKKMPGFK, from the coding sequence TTGTTAAAAAATCCATTTCAAGTAGCCATAACATTTTCTATTGTTGCCTTAATCATTAAGCTGATTATTTTCTCGTTAAACATGCAGCATGGCGATATGGAAAACTACATTCGTTACATATACATGTTATTATTGCTGGTTACCATATTTTTTGGAATGAGAAGCAATAAAATTGCAGAAGGCAACCAAACATCGTTTATTCAAGATTTTAAAGCAGGAGCAAGAACGGCTGCTTTTTTTGCAGTTATTGTTGCAGTAATCACTTATGTGTACTACGCTAAAATAGACGCTAATTTTTTTGTGTTAATGCAAAACGAAAAAATTGCTGTTTTAAATGAGAAAGTTACTGAAATGATTCAGGCAGGATCATTTAGTAAAGAGGCATTGGTTGAAACTTATTTTAATCAGTTGTTTGGTATAAAAACCATGTTATCACCTTATTTCCAAGCCATGTGGACCATGTTTGGATTGGTTTTTATGGGATTGTTTAATGCCTTGGTTTTTGCCTTGCTAATGAAAAAAATGCCTGGATTTAAGTAA
- a CDS encoding T9SS type A sorting domain-containing protein has product MKKIFTFLALSILTISLIAQPANDNCASATVITWNGAAKCSNTTSATTQAGETLTCIPGATQTAWFSFVASNDTAVIKTTNFTSGGCVMRYSIFGPNPTCQPTGGACSGNVTNSELTWTGLTVGATYLIQVSYLSGGACGGSATNFCFAVYDPLPPAPNYGSTCALASQMYVSATCWDVPSGNTSAVTCNWTPASIDQSCTAANDAVQCGYWAKFTANSTSTTIDMVDFNGAQTANYFDISIYTGTCGSFTQVDCRSVDSKNNAYSITTTAGTEYYMLITTGSAYSGTTMNVSICGGACTVPPNNNCASAIPVSSGVLYTGNTSCATPDAALCSGSTENNVWYSWTAPATWPAGDPAFIIMFNQDCYLDNALTYSSGTQFSLYNSSEVCGTITGGVGECMVYHNPGNAANTYATFVPVAGQTYLLNFDGFGGDACTFSFQLNNAPVLPIKLLDFSAEYLDKKVQLDWITETEINNDFFTVERSIDGVIFETVSIIKGAGNSNNRLTYSSKDLKPKKGTSYYRLKQTDYDGKYSYSSIESVIIKDRFEGFSVFPNPVTGNGYLAFNSSVEDTKTIVIYDISGRLVYEQLFNIQKGNNKLTLETQNLTQGMYFIKMINEDGVNLKFIKD; this is encoded by the coding sequence ATGAAAAAAATATTTACATTTTTAGCTTTATCCATTTTAACTATCAGTCTAATAGCTCAACCTGCAAACGACAATTGCGCAAGTGCTACTGTTATAACTTGGAATGGAGCTGCAAAATGCAGTAACACCACATCTGCAACAACACAAGCAGGAGAAACTTTAACATGTATTCCTGGGGCTACACAAACAGCTTGGTTTAGTTTTGTTGCCTCAAATGATACTGCAGTAATAAAAACTACTAATTTTACAAGTGGTGGTTGTGTTATGCGATACTCCATTTTTGGTCCAAACCCTACTTGCCAACCAACTGGAGGTGCTTGTAGTGGAAATGTTACCAATAGTGAATTAACTTGGACAGGTTTAACTGTTGGAGCAACCTATCTAATACAAGTAAGTTATTTATCTGGTGGAGCATGTGGTGGTAGTGCTACTAATTTTTGTTTTGCAGTTTACGACCCTCTTCCTCCTGCGCCTAATTATGGCTCTACATGTGCTTTGGCTTCACAAATGTATGTATCAGCCACCTGTTGGGATGTGCCTAGTGGAAATACTTCTGCAGTAACTTGTAATTGGACGCCTGCAAGTATTGATCAATCTTGTACTGCTGCAAATGATGCTGTTCAGTGTGGTTATTGGGCAAAATTTACAGCAAACTCTACTTCTACTACTATTGATATGGTAGATTTTAATGGTGCTCAAACTGCAAATTATTTTGATATTTCAATTTATACTGGCACCTGTGGCTCATTTACTCAAGTGGATTGTAGAAGTGTTGATAGTAAAAATAATGCTTATAGTATTACAACAACTGCTGGAACCGAATATTACATGCTAATTACTACAGGTTCAGCTTATTCGGGAACGACAATGAATGTAAGTATTTGTGGTGGAGCATGTACTGTACCGCCAAATAACAATTGTGCCTCTGCTATACCTGTAAGTTCTGGTGTATTATATACCGGGAACACATCTTGTGCAACACCAGATGCAGCTTTATGTTCTGGTTCAACCGAGAATAATGTATGGTATAGTTGGACAGCTCCTGCAACTTGGCCTGCTGGAGATCCTGCCTTTATTATTATGTTTAATCAAGATTGTTATTTAGATAATGCTTTAACATACAGCAGTGGAACTCAATTCTCTCTGTATAACTCCTCGGAGGTTTGTGGAACAATTACTGGCGGAGTGGGTGAATGTATGGTCTATCACAACCCTGGTAATGCAGCAAATACTTATGCAACATTTGTTCCTGTAGCTGGTCAAACTTATTTATTAAATTTTGATGGATTCGGTGGTGATGCTTGTACATTTAGTTTTCAACTCAATAATGCTCCTGTTTTGCCCATAAAATTACTTGATTTTTCTGCTGAATACTTAGATAAAAAAGTACAATTAGATTGGATTACAGAAACAGAAATAAATAATGATTTTTTTACAGTTGAAAGAAGTATTGATGGTGTCATCTTTGAAACAGTATCAATAATAAAAGGTGCTGGAAATTCTAATAATAGATTAACATACTCTTCTAAAGACTTAAAACCAAAAAAAGGAACTTCATACTATCGCTTAAAACAAACAGATTATGATGGAAAATATTCTTATTCTTCAATTGAATCTGTAATAATTAAAGACCGATTTGAAGGCTTCTCCGTTTTTCCTAACCCTGTTACTGGTAATGGGTATTTAGCTTTTAACAGTTCTGTTGAGGATACTAAGACAATTGTAATTTATGATATTTCTGGAAGATTGGTATATGAGCAATTGTTTAATATTCAAAAAGGCAATAATAAACTAACCTTGGAAACACAAAACTTAACACAAGGAATGTATTTTATTAAAATGATTAACGAAGATGGAGTTAACCTGAAATTTATTAAGGATTAA
- the rho gene encoding transcription termination factor Rho produces MYDIIELNKKLVNELRDIAKELDVKKFDKLKKEELVYQILDQQALKPAKVDKKEEPRKRIPVGSSNGSTNGGKPKRKRLPSDESDKKPDLFKPMPPIAEQKEKQAVPQNQQKSVEHRPAQPENRPERKEDNTPKKPVHNHPKQTSPQDRTPAAPREETENRPTRPEQPPRNNEQRPPREQNGNSEPREPREQRPKVEESLYSFDNIVSSEGVLEIMPDGYGFLRSSDYNYLNSPDDIYVSQSQIKLFGLKTGDTVRGTIRPPKEGEKYFPLIKVETINNREPAVVRDRVPFDYLTPIFPQEKLNLTGHKNSTLSTRVVDLFTPIGKGQRGMIVAQPKTGKTTLLKEVANAIAENHPEVYLLILLIDERPEEVTDMARSVDAEVVASTFDEPAEKHVKLANLVLEKAKRLVECGHDVVILLDSITRLARAYNTVSPSSGKVLSGGVDANALHKPKRFFGAARKIENGGSLTIIATALTETGSKMDEVIFEEFKGTGNMELQLDRKISNRRIYPAIDIVSSSTRREDLLLGNDITQRMWILRNYIADMNPVEAMEFLRDRMNKTINNEEFLASMNG; encoded by the coding sequence ATGTACGATATTATTGAATTAAACAAAAAGCTAGTTAACGAATTACGTGATATAGCAAAAGAATTAGACGTAAAAAAATTCGACAAACTAAAAAAAGAAGAGTTGGTTTATCAAATTTTAGATCAACAAGCATTAAAACCTGCTAAAGTGGATAAAAAAGAAGAACCTAGAAAAAGAATCCCTGTTGGATCATCAAATGGATCAACAAATGGTGGAAAACCAAAAAGAAAAAGATTGCCATCGGATGAATCGGATAAAAAACCAGATTTATTTAAACCAATGCCACCAATAGCAGAACAAAAAGAAAAACAAGCAGTTCCGCAAAATCAACAAAAATCAGTAGAGCATAGACCAGCTCAACCAGAAAATAGACCTGAGAGAAAGGAAGATAACACTCCCAAAAAACCAGTTCATAATCATCCAAAACAAACATCACCACAAGATAGAACGCCAGCTGCTCCAAGAGAAGAAACTGAGAATAGACCAACTAGACCAGAACAACCTCCAAGAAATAACGAGCAAAGACCACCGAGAGAACAAAATGGTAACAGCGAACCAAGAGAACCAAGAGAACAACGACCAAAAGTAGAAGAAAGTTTATACAGTTTTGATAACATTGTAAGCAGCGAAGGTGTTTTGGAAATTATGCCTGATGGTTATGGTTTCTTACGTTCATCTGATTACAATTATTTAAACTCACCGGATGATATTTATGTGTCACAATCTCAAATAAAATTATTTGGGTTAAAAACAGGAGATACCGTTCGTGGAACTATTCGTCCGCCAAAAGAAGGAGAAAAATATTTTCCATTAATTAAAGTAGAAACCATTAATAATAGAGAGCCTGCTGTTGTAAGAGACAGAGTTCCTTTCGATTATTTAACACCTATTTTTCCTCAAGAAAAATTAAACTTAACAGGACATAAAAACTCAACCCTTTCAACGAGAGTAGTAGATTTATTTACTCCAATTGGAAAAGGGCAACGAGGTATGATTGTAGCGCAACCAAAAACGGGTAAAACTACCTTGTTAAAGGAAGTAGCTAATGCCATTGCAGAAAATCATCCAGAGGTTTATTTATTGATATTATTGATTGATGAACGACCTGAAGAGGTTACAGATATGGCACGTAGCGTTGATGCAGAAGTTGTAGCATCAACCTTTGATGAGCCTGCTGAAAAACATGTGAAATTGGCTAATTTAGTTTTAGAAAAAGCAAAACGATTGGTAGAGTGTGGTCATGATGTGGTAATTTTATTAGACTCTATAACTCGTTTAGCAAGAGCTTACAATACCGTTTCACCATCATCAGGTAAAGTGCTTTCGGGTGGTGTTGATGCAAATGCATTACACAAACCAAAACGTTTCTTTGGTGCTGCTCGTAAAATTGAAAATGGTGGTTCGTTAACCATTATTGCTACAGCATTAACAGAAACTGGTTCTAAAATGGACGAGGTTATTTTCGAAGAATTTAAAGGAACAGGTAACATGGAACTTCAGTTAGATAGAAAAATATCTAACCGTAGAATTTATCCTGCTATCGACATTGTTTCGTCAAGTACAAGAAGAGAAGATTTATTATTAGGTAACGATATTACTCAACGTATGTGGATTTTAAGAAACTACATCGCAGACATGAACCCTGTTGAAGCCATGGAATTCTTAAGAGATAGAATGAATAAAACCATTAACAACGAAGAGTTTTTAGCTTCGATGAATGGGTAA